A genomic window from Emys orbicularis isolate rEmyOrb1 chromosome 8, rEmyOrb1.hap1, whole genome shotgun sequence includes:
- the LOC135882044 gene encoding protocadherin alpha-5-like — MTLFRRDSLVTRQLLRLVLLHTAWEVGSGQVRYSVPEESKHGTFVGRLAQDLGLEVAELVPRMFRMVSKGRRDYFEVNLQNGVLFVNSRIDREELCGQSPLCAIDLEVIVDKPLRIFHVEVEIQDINDNAPVFPVSKENLFILESRFPDSRFPLEGASDADIGTNSRLTYKLSPSKHFTVDMRTNDEKSKSLVLVLRKPLDREETPEHSLLLTATDGGKPELTGTVQLMITVLDANDNAPVFNQSLYKVQLLENAPNGSLVINLNATDSDEGINKDIIYSVRSVTPLTESSIFSIDSKSGELRVNGKLDFEDTSLHEIQIEATDKNPHPLAGHCNVLVEVLDMNDNAPELAVTSLSLPVPEDAPPGTVVALISVSDRDSGDNGKVTCSIPPNLPFRLVSTFKNYHSLVLAEAVDRERVSEYKILVTARDEGAPSLSASSSILVPIADVNDNAPAFPQPVYMVFVKENNPPGAHLFTVSASDPDLRENAFVSYSVVERSVGEQPLSSYISVHSESGHIYALQPFDYEELQVLQFQVSARDAGFPSLCGNVTVQLFVLDENDNAPAVSPAGSGRGSPGPELVPLSAGAGHVVGKIRAVDADSGYNAWLRYEVQEPRAAGPFRVGVYSGEISTTRALEEADGPSQRLVILVKDHGEPALSATATVSLSLVESPQAVKWDSRQRGGSEGPLVDMNVSLMIAICSVSGLFVLVIVVYVGLRCHPGPEVMCGPGKATVVCASEVGSWSYSQRQSRNLCVGEGTAKNDLMVFSPNLTSGPDSKEKL; from the exons ATGACTCTTTTCCGGCGAGACTCCCTGGTAACCAGGCAGCTGCTGCGGTTGGTTCTGTTACACACGGCCTGGGAGGTGGGCAGCGGCCAGGTCCGTTATTCCGTGCCGGAGGAATCCAAACACGGCACCTTTGTGGGCCGCCTGGCCCAGGACCTGGGGCTGGAGGTGGCGGAGCTGGTGCCTCGGATGTTCCGGATGGTCTCCAAAGGCAGGAGAGACTATTTTGAGGTAAATTTGCAGAACGGCGTTTTGTTTGTTAATTCGCGAATAGACAGGGAAGAGCTGTGCGGCCAGAGCCCCCTGTGCGCCATTGACCTGGAGGTGATAGTGGACAAACCCCTGAGGATATTTCACGTGGAAGTGGAGATACAGGATATAAACGACAATGCTCCTGTGTTCCCTGTAAGTAAagaaaatctgtttattttagaaTCGAGATTCCCGGACTCACGTTTCCCACTAGAGGGCGCTTCTGACGCAGATATTGGAACAAACTCTCGGCTAACCTATAAACTCAGCCCAAGTAAACATTTTACTGTAGACATGCGAACGAATGATGAAAAAAGTAAATCGTTAGTCCTTGTATTAAGGAAACCACTGGACAGAGAGGAAACCCCTGAGCATAGTTTATTACTCACTGCCACAGATGGGGGCAAACCGGAGCTCACCGGCACAGTTCAGCTGATGATCACGGTGCTGGATGCCAATGATAACGCGCCAGTATTTAATCAGTCACTTTATAAAGTCCAGTTACTAGAAAATGCTCCAAACGGATCACTAGTAATTAATCTCAACGCCACAGATTCGGATGAGGGAATAAATAAGGATATTATATATTCAGTTCGCAGTGTCACTCCGCTCACTGAAAGCTCCATATTTAGCATAGATTCAAAGAGTGGTGAACTGAGAGTGAATGGAAAACTGGACTTCGAAGACACTAGTTTACACGAGATTCAAATCGAGGCTACAGATAAAAATCCGCATCCCTTGGCTGGGCACTGCAATGTTTTGGTGGAAGTTTTAGACATGAACGATAACGCCCCTGAGCTGGCCGTGACTTCCCTTTCTCTGCCGGTTCCGGAGGACGCTCCCCCGGGGACAGTGGTGGCTCTTATTAGCGTCTCTGACCGGGACTCGGGAGACAACGGCAAAGTCACCTGCTCCATCCCCCCGAACCTGCCCTTTCGGCTCGTCTCCACCTTTAAGAATTATCACTCGCTGGTGCTAGCGGAGGCCGTGGATCGGGAGCGAGTGTCTGAATATAAGATCCTGGTGACAGCCAGAGACGAAGGGGCCCCGTCTCTCTcggccagcagcagcattttggtgCCGATCGCGGATGTGAACGATAACGCCCCCGCTTTCCCTCAGCCCGTTTACATGGTGTTTGTGAAGGAAAACAACCCGCCCGGGGCCCATCTCTTCACCGTGTCGGCCTCGGACCCGGACCTGAGGGAAAACGCCTTTGTGAGCTACTCGGTGGTGGAGCGGAGTGTGGGAGAGCAGCCCCTGTCCAGCTACATCTCGGTGCACTCGGAGAGCGGGCACATCTATGCCCTGCAGCCCTTTGACTACGaggagctgcaagtgctgcaGTTCCAGGTGAGCGCGAGGGACGCCGGGTTCCCGTCGTTGTGCGGGAACGTGACTGTGCAGCTCTTTGTCCTGGATGAAAATGACAACGCGCCCGCAGTGTCCCCGGCTGGCTCCGGCCGCGGCTCGCCAGGACCCGAGCTGGTTCCGCTGTCGGCCGGCGCAGGGCACGTGGTGGGCAAGATCCGAGCGGTGGATGCGGATTCCGGCTACAACGCGTGGCTTCGCTACGAAgtgcaggagcccagggctgcgggGCCTTTCCGGGTGGGTGTGTACAGCGGGGAGATCAGCACCACGCGGGCCTTGGAGGAGGCGGACGGCCCCAGCCAGAGACTCGTGATCCTGGTGAAGGACCATGGGGAGCCGGCGCTGTCAGCGACAGCCACTGTCAGCCTGTCCCTGGTGGAGAGTCCCCAGGCTGTGAAATGGGACTCGAGGCAAAGGGGCGGGAGCGAGGGACCCTTGGTTGACATGAACGTGTCTTTAATGATCGCCATTTGCTCGGTGTCCGGGCTGTTTGTGCTGGTGATTGTCGTGTACGTTGGCCTGAGATGCCACCCGGGTCCGGAAGTGATGTGCGGGCCTGGGAAAGCCACCGTGGTGTGTGCGAGCGAAGTGGGGAGTTGGTCCTATTCCCAGCGCCAGAGCCGGAACTTGTGTGTAGGGGAAGGCACCGCCAAGAATGATCTCATGGTTTTCAGCCCCAACTT aacttcaggaccagactccaaagagaaactg
- the LOC135882954 gene encoding protocadherin alpha-8-like, with product MAVFRRDSLVTRQLLRFVLLHTAWEVGSGQVRYSVPEESKHGTFVGRLAQDLGLEVAELVSRMFRMVSKGRRDYFEVNVQTGVLFVNSRIDREELCGQSPLCAIDLEVIVDKPLRIFHVEVEIQDINDNAPVFSINELNLSISESRLPGSRFPLEGASDADIGTNSLLTYKLSASEHFSLDVQKKNDKSKSAELMLRKALDREEIPLHNLLLTATDGGKPELTGTVQLVITVLDVNDNAPVFGQSVYEVSLTENTTVGELVIKLNATDLDEGINKDIAYSFNTLIVPEVKDMFSIDSHTGEIRIKGELDFEGTKLYEIQVQATDEGHAPMVGHCKILVEVLDMNDNAPELAVTSLSLPVPEDAPPGTVVALISVSDRDSGDNGKVTCSIPPNLPFQLVSTFKNYHSLVLAEAVDRERVSEYKILVTARDEGAPSLSASSSILVPIADVNDNAPAFPQPVYRVFVKENNPPGAHLFTVSASDPDLRENAFVSYSVVERSVGEQPLSSYISVHSESGHIYALQPFDYEELQVLQFQVSARDAGFPSLCGNVTVHLFVLDENDNAPAVSPAGSGRGSPGPELVPLSAGEGHVVGKIRAVDADSGYNAWLRYEVQEPRAAGPFRVGVYSGEISTTRALEEADGPSQRLVILVKDHGDPALSATATVSLSLVESPQAVKWDSRQRGGSEGPLVDMNVSLMIAICSVSGLFVLVIVVYVGLRCHPGPEVMCGPGKATVVCASEVGSWSYSQRQSRNLCVGEGTAKNDLMVFSPNFPNFAPNGEKEKQQELTPNSSGQVSSNRGF from the coding sequence ATGGCAGTTTTCCGGCGAGACTCCCTGGTAACCAGGCAGCTGCTGCGGTTTGTTCTGTTACACACGGCCTGGGAGGTGGGCAGCGGCCAGGTCCGTTATTCCGTGCCGGAGGAATCCAAACACGGCACCTTTGTGGGCCGCCTGGCCCAGGACCTGGGGCTGGAGGTAGCGGAGCTGGTGTCTCGGATGTTCCGGATGGTCTCCAAAGGTAGGAGAGACTATTTTGAGGTAAATGTGCAGACCGGCGTTTTGTTTGTTAATTCGCGAATAGACAGGGAAGAGCTGTGCGGCCAGAGCCCCCTGTGCGCCATTGACCTGGAGGTGATAGTGGACAAACCCCTGAGGATATTTCACGTGGAAGTGGAGATACAGGATATAAATGACAATGCTCCTGTTTTCTCAATAAATGAATTAAATCTGTCTATATCAGAATCAAGACTGCCGGGTTCGCGTTTCCCACTAGAGGGCGCTTCTGACGCAGATATTGGTACAAACTCTCTGCTAACCTATAAACTCAGCGCAAGTGAACATTTCAGTCTAGATGTACAAAAGAAAAACGACAAAAGCAAATCTGCTGAGCTAATGTTAAGGAAGGCTCTTGATAGAGAGGAAATCCCTCTTCATAATTTATTACTCACTGCTACTGATGGGGGCAAACCGGAGCTGACGGGCACAGTTCAGCTGGTGATCACGGTGCTGGATGTGAATGATAACGCGCCTGTCTTTGGTCAATCCGTGTATGAGGTCAGTTTAACGGAAAATACAACTGTTGGGGAGTTAGTCATCAAACTCAACGCCACCGATTTGGATGAGGGGATTAATAAGGATATTGCTTATTCCTTTAATACTCTTATTGTTCCCGAAGTAAAAGACATGTTCAGTATAGATTCTCATACCGGAGAAATTAGAATAAAAGGAGAATTGGATTTTGAAGGTACTAAATTGTATGAAATTCAAGTCCAAGCTACAGATGAAGGTCACGCTCCAATGGTAGGACATTGCAAAATTTTGGTGGAAGTGTTAGACATGAACGATAACGCCCCTGAGCTGGCCGTGACTTCCCTTTCTCTGCCGGTTCCGGAGGACGCTCCCCCGGGGACAGTGGTGGCTCTTATTAGCGTCTCTGACCGGGACTCGGGAGACAACGGCAAAGTCACCTGCTCCATCCCCCCGAACCTGCCCTTTCAGCTCGTCTCCACCTTTAAGAATTATCACTCGCTGGTgctggcggaggccgtggatcgGGAGCGAGTGTCTGAATATAAGATCCTGGTGACAGCCAGAGACGAAGGGGCCCCGTCTCTCTcggccagcagcagcattttggtgCCGATCGCGGATGTGAACGATAACGCTCCCGCTTTCCCTCAGCCCGTTTACAGGGTGTTTGTGAAGGAAAACAACCCGCCCGGGGCCCATCTCTTCACCGTGTCGGCCTCGGACCCGGACCTGAGGGAAAACGCCTTTGTGAGCTACTCGGTGGTGGAGCGGAGTGTGGGAGAGCAGCCCCTGTCCAGCTACATCTCGGTGCACTCGGAGAGCGGGCACATCTATGCCCTGCAGCCCTTTGACTACGaggagctgcaagtgctgcaGTTCCAGGTGAGCGCGAGGGACGCCGGGTTCCCGTCGTTGTGCGGGAACGTGACTGTGCACCTCTTTGTCCTGGATGAAAATGACAACGCGCCCGCAGTGTCCCCGGCTGGCTCCGGCCGCGGCTCGCCAGGGCCCGAGCTGGTTCCGCTGTCGGCCGGCGAAGGGCACGTGGTGGGCAAGATCCGAGCGGTGGATGCGGATTCCGGCTACAACGCGTGGCTTCGCTACGAAgtgcaggagcccagggctgcgggGCCTTTCCGGGTGGGTGTGTACAGCGGGGAGATCAGCACCACGCGGGCCTTGGAGGAGGCGGACGGCCCCAGCCAGAGACTCGTGATCCTGGTGAAGGACCATGGGGATCCGGCGCTGTCAGCGACAGCCACTGTCAGCCTGTCCCTGGTGGAGAGTCCCCAGGCTGTGAAATGGGACTCGAGGCAAAGGGGCGGGAGCGAAGGACCCTTGGTTGACATGAACGTGTCTTTAATGATCGCCATTTGCTCGGTGTCCGGGCTGTTTGTGCTGGTGATTGTCGTGTACGTTGGCCTGAGATGCCACCCGGGTCCGGAAGTGATGTGCGGGCCTGGGAAAGCCACCGTGGTGTGTGCGAGCGAAGTGGGGAGTTGGTCCTATTCCCAGCGCCAGAGCCGGAACTTGTGTGTAGGGGAAGGCACCGCCAAGAATGATCTCATGGTTTTCAGCCCCAACTTCCCTAACTTTGCCCCGAAcggggagaaagagaaacagcaggAGCTTACACCGAATTCAAGTGGACAGGTGAGTTCCAATAGGGGTTTTTAG
- the LOC135882955 gene encoding protocadherin alpha-3-like has translation MALLRRDSLVTRQLLRLVLLHTAWEVGSGQVRYSVPEESKHGTFVGRLAQDLGLEVAELVSRMFRMVSKGRRDYFEVNVQNGVLFVNSRIDREELCGQSPLCAIDLEVIVDKPLRIFHVEVKIQDINDNAPAFSVNEQNLSIAESLTLPGSRFPLEGASDADIGTNSLLTYKLSPSEYFTIKVQTNEEQSKSLVLVLKQSLDREETPAHHLLLSATDGGKPELTGTVQLLITVLDVNDNAPSFNQSSYKVRLLENAANGTMVMKVNATDLDEGINKDILYTLRGVTQPNVSATFRIDSNTGEISVNGELDFENTKLHEVRVEATDKGNVPLSGHCNVFIEVLDVNDNIPELAVTSLSLPVPEDAPPGTVVALISVSDRDSGDNGKVTCSIPPNLPFQLVSTFKNYHSLVLAEAVDRERVSEYKILVTARDEGAPSLSASSSILVPIADVNDNAPAFPQPVYTVFVKENNPPGAHLFTVSASDPDLRENAFVSYSVVERSVGEQPLSSYISVHSESGHIYALQPFDYEELQVLQFQVSARDAGFPSLCGNVTVQLFVLDENDNAPAVSPAGSGRGSPGPELVPLSAGAGHVVGKIRAVDADSGYNAWLRYEVQEPRAAGPFRVGVYSGEISTTRALEEADGPSQRLVILVKDHGDPALSATATVSLSLVESPQAVKWDSRQRGRSEGPLVDMNVSLMIAICSVSGLFVLVIVVYVGLRCHPGPEVMCGPGKATVVCSSEVGSWSYSQRQSRNLCVGQGTAKNDLMVFSPNFPNCAEKSGTVKEQELAPNSSGQRVP, from the exons ATGGCTCTTCTCCGGCGAGACTCCCTGGTAACCAGGCAGCTGCTGCGGTTGGTTCTGTTACACACGGCCTGGGAGGTGGGCAGCGGCCAGGTCCGTTATTCCGTGCCGGAGGAATCCAAACACGGCACCTTTGTGGGCCGCCTGGCCCAGGACCTGGGGCTGGAGGTGGCGGAGCTGGTGTCTCGGATGTTCCGGATGGTCTCCAAAGGTAGGAGAGACTATTTTGAGGTAAATGTGCAGAACGGCGTTTTGTTTGTTAATTCGCGAATAGACAGGGAAGAGCTGTGCGGCCAGAGCCCCCTGTGCGCCATTGACCTGGAGGTGATAGTGGACAAACCCCTGAGGATATTTCACGTGGAAGTGAAGATACAGGATATAAATGACAATGCTCCTGCTTTTTCCGTAAATGAGCAAAACCTGAGTATAGCAGAATCACTAACTCTTCCAGGTTCGCGTTTCCCACTAGAGGGCGCGTCTGACGCAGATATTGGTACAAACTCTCTGCTAACCTATAAACTCAGCCCAAGCGAATATTTCACCATAAAGGTGCAAACTAATGAAGAGCAAAGTAAATCTTTAGTCCTTGTTTTAAAGCAATCACTGGACAGAGAGGAAACCCCTGCGCATCATTTATTACTCTCAGCCACTGACGGTGGCAAACCGGAGCTCACCGGCACAGTTCAGCTGCTGATCACTGTGCTGGATGTGAATGACAACGCCCCTTCTTTTAATCAGTCTAGTTATAAGGTTCGATTGTTAGAAAATGCAGCTAATGGAACAATGGTAATGAAAGTGAACGCAACCGACTTAGATGAGGGAATTAATAAGGATATTTTATATACACTTCGCGGTGTTACTCAACCCAATGTAAGTGCCACATTTAGAATAGATTCAAATACTGGAGAAATCAGTGTAAATGGAGAACTGGATTTCGAAAACACTAAATTACACGAAGTTCGAGTAGAGGCCACTGACAAAGGTAATGTCCCATTATCCGGGCACTGCAATGTTTTCATAGAAGTGTTAGACGTTAACGATAACATCCCTGAGCTGGCCGTGACTTCCCTTTCTCTGCCGGTGCCGGAGGACGCTCCCCCGGGGACAGTGGTGGCTCTTATTAGCGTCTCTGACCGGGACTCGGGAGACAACGGCAAAGTCACCTGCTCCATCCCCCCGAACCTGCCCTTTCAGCTCGTCTCCACCTTTAAGAATTATCACTCGCTGGTgctggcggaggccgtggatcgGGAGCGAGTGTCTGAATATAAGATCCTGGTGACAGCCAGAGACGAAGGGGCCCCGTCTCTCTcggccagcagcagcattttggtgCCGATCGCGGATGTGAACGATAACGCCCCCGCTTTCCCTCAGCCCGTTTACACGGTGTTTGTGAAGGAAAACAACCCGCCCGGGGCCCATCTCTTCACCGTGTCGGCCTCGGACCCGGACCTGAGGGAAAACGCCTTTGTGAGCTACTCGGTGGTGGAGCGGAGTGTGGGAGAGCAGCCCCTGTCCAGCTACATCTCGGTGCACTCGGAGAGCGGGCACATCTATGCCCTGCAGCCCTTTGACTACGaggagctgcaagtgctgcaGTTCCAGGTGAGCGCGAGGGACGCCGGGTTCCCGTCGTTGTGCGGGAACGTGACTGTGCAGCTCTTTGTCCTGGATGAAAATGACAACGCGCCCGCAGTGTCCCCGGCTGGCTCCGGCCGCGGCTCGCCAGGGCCCGAGCTGGTTCCGCTGTCGGCCGGCGCAGGGCACGTGGTGGGCAAGATCCGAGCGGTGGATGCGGATTCCGGCTACAACGCGTGGCTTCGCTACGAAgtgcaggagcccagggctgcgggACCTTTCCGGGTGGGTGTGTACAGCGGGGAGATCAGCACCACGCGGGCCTTGGAGGAGGCGGACGGCCCCAGCCAGAGACTCGTGATCCTGGTGAAGGACCATGGGGATCCGGCGCTGTCAGCGACAGCCACTGTCAGCCTGTCCCTGGTGGAGAGTCCCCAGGCTGTGAAATGGGACTCGAGGCAAAGGGGCAGGAGCGAAGGGCCCTTGGTTGACATGAATGTGTCTTTAATGATCGCCATTTGCTCGGTGTCCGGGCTGTTTGTGCTGGTGATTGTCGTGTACGTTGGCCTGAGATGCCACCCGGGTCCGGAAGTGATGTGCGGGCCTGGGAAAGCCACCGTGGTGTGCTCGAGCGAAGTGGGGAGTTGGTCCTATTCCCAGCGCCAGAGCCGGAACTTGTGTGTAGGGCAAGGCACTGCCAAAAATGACCTCATGGTTTTCAGCCCCAACTTCCCTAACTGTGCAGAGAAAAGTGGGACAGTGAAGGAACAGGAGCTGGCACCAAATTCATCTGGCCAG AGAGTTCCATAG